Below is a genomic region from Actinomycetota bacterium.
GGGCGACATCACCGGGTTCGACATCGACATGATCGATGCGGTCGCCAATCGCCTGAACCTGAAGGTCACGTGGGTGAAGTCGAACTTCAACACCATCTTCACCGCCCTCGCCGCCAACAAGTTCGACGCGGTGGCGGCGGCGTCCACCATCACGCCGGAGCGCCAGCAGGTGATCGACTTCACCGTCCCCTACTTCCCCGGCGGGCAGTCGCTCACGGTCAACACGGCCAAGACCCCGGACATCGCGTCCACCGACGACCTCAAGAAGGGGGACGTGGTGGGGGTGCAGCGTGGGACCACCGGCGCCGACTACGCGCAGAAGAACCTGGCGCCGAAGGGCGTCCAGATCAAGACCTACGTGAACGCGCCCGACGCGTTCACCGACCTGGAGTCCGGGAGCATCGTGGGCGTCCTCAACGACGAGGGATCATCCCTCTTCGAGGCGGCCAGCCGTCCCGGCCTGAAGGTGGTCCAACCGATCGACACCGGGGAGTTCTACGGCTTCGCCGTCAGCAAGGACAACGCCGGACTCCTGGCAGCGATGAACCAGGCCTTGCAGGCCATCTACACCGACGGCACCTATGCATCGATCTTCTCGAAGTGGTTTCCGGGGCAGCCGGTCCCGGACCCGACGACCTTCGGGTCGTAGCCGGGAGGAGGAGCGTCTCGCGGGCGGGCCCGCGCTCCACGGAG
It encodes:
- a CDS encoding basic amino acid ABC transporter substrate-binding protein, with product MHRRRRIIGTVAVVAVFALVASACAKKSTTVPPAATGTTGPTGTTGSPTGATGTPIPQFTTIKSGELSVGSCLDYKPFEFTDPNTGDITGFDIDMIDAVANRLNLKVTWVKSNFNTIFTALAANKFDAVAAASTITPERQQVIDFTVPYFPGGQSLTVNTAKTPDIASTDDLKKGDVVGVQRGTTGADYAQKNLAPKGVQIKTYVNAPDAFTDLESGSIVGVLNDEGSSLFEAASRPGLKVVQPIDTGEFYGFAVSKDNAGLLAAMNQALQAIYTDGTYASIFSKWFPGQPVPDPTTFGS